The Natrinema sp. SYSU A 869 DNA segment GCACCCCGTGTACAAAGTGTATTCTCAGGTTTTGAAGAAGCAGGCCCCGTGTGCGATATGAATTAGACCAGGAATCACCCCGTGTGCAAAGTGAAATCGGAGAGAGAACACCTCCGTCACAAACCCGTCAGAGAATAGAGCATATTTTACAGTAAATTAAATATTGGAATATGACTAGTTAGAAGGTGGGGGTCCGTGTGAGAGATGAATATCATGTATTGGTGACATATTCCCTAGTAAAATAACCTATTGACATGTTTGGGCCATACCCCGTGTGCGATATGAAATCGGGAGAATGTCAAACTACCTGTCTGCTATTTTCCTTCGAAGAAATCCTCAATCTGAGCGTTAACAACGGACTTGACCAAGTCCTCGTCGTGTTCGACTTCCTCGAGTCGGATATCTGACTGTAGTGTTTCAGCAACTACTTCGGGATCATCAACGAACGTGTATTCCTTATGAACTCCGCTACCGTAGCCCCGTCCTCGTTTATCTGACGTGACAAAATTATAGGTCTCCGCTTCGCTCATGTATCGAAGATAGGAATCGCGCGATTTTTCGTCAGTATCCAGGATATCAGTGATATACTGATAAACTCGGTACGCAACAGTGCTCGGAACAGCATTCAGGTTCCGCTGAGAGTGGATAGGGACAACGGCAGTCGCATAGAGTGAGAGTTTCTTCTGTGTCGAAAGCCCTTGCATCTGTGTTAAGGTACGGTCGCGCTCGGCCTCTTTCTGAGCACCACGGACGTGCTCTTCGCGCACCATATCTTCTCCTTGCCGATCCGCAATCTCGCCTGCTTTCCGGAAAAGGTCAATCGCTTTCCGTGCGTCACCGTGGTCCTGCGCAGCGTACGCCGAGCTGAGAGGAATGATACCATCCTCAAGGACATCCTCCTGGTAAGCATCGCGACGACGTCCCAGAATCGACTGAAGTTGATTCGCATCGTAGTCCGGGAATACGACATCCTGCGGATTGAATGAACTCTCTGCTCGTCCATCGAGGTTCTCCATGAACCGTGGATCATTTGTGAGAGCTGCGACTGAAACGTGTCCTTCGATTCGTCCTAGCTGAGATGCACGAGAGAGTTGATAGAGTAACTTCGAGTATGCTGGCTCATCATTTGGTTCGCGTTGCCGGCCGACAAGGAGATCAACCTCGTCAAGAATGATAATGACAGAGTCGAAATAATCGCTCAAAATTTCGTAGAACCGATTCAGTTTCTGGTCAGTTGAGACACCGCTCTCAGGAACCCCAGGATCGACGCCGACTTCGATTGCTGCACTTTCAACGAGTCGATAGACAGCACGATCGTGGGATTTGATCGTCTGACAGTTGACTCTAATTACGCCGAATCGATCTTCTTGAGCGTTTGCTAGCTCTAGAACCTGCTGACAGACAGCATTGATGATGAGTGATTTTCCGGTCCCAGATGGGCCGTAGAGAAGCATGTTCGGAGGGCGATTACCTTGGAGGGCAGGTCGGAGGTATGTGATAATATCGTCCAGTTGCTGATCGCGACCAACGATTCTGTCTTCGTCAATGACGGCATCTGGGTCGAGGAGTCCTTTGTCTTTGAAAACAGAATTCTGGACCCCCTCTTGAAGACGGCCTTTAATGGATTGTGAGAGAGACTGTTGTTCGTCGCCGTCAGCCATGTTATCGGGATACAGTCCATTCCATAAATAGATGTGGGTACCGTGTGCGATGTTAAATACTCCGAATTCACCAGATATAGGCGCAGTATAGGGGGAGTCATTTCAAAGACATCTAACCGCGGGCGAAATCAAACAGAAGAGGCACCCCGTGTGCGATATGAAATAGTGCAGATCACCATTAGAAGATAGGAGTAGAGCCTCACCCCATGTGCGAAATGAAATAGCGGCCGGAAGAATGCCACCTTTCTATACCCAAAGACATAGGTTTCCCATCCAGAGTTGGCCAGCGGGTTAATCCTGAAGGGGAGAATTCAGGGCTTTTAGCAGTCATACAGGAGATCGCTAAGAGATCCGCCCCTGAAAGTCAAGTAGCATACCCAGATCAAGAAACAAGGATCGTTTGACCCCCACACCCCGTGTGCGATATGAATTTGCGAAAGGCACAGGCAACCTTCTTGAGAGGAATTGTATAGAAAACTGTTAGAGAGATGCCAGCGACGGAGTTCTGAACGTAAACAGCGATTAGATAGAGGATCTAAATGAGGCAACTCTACTAAGATCTGCTGAAATATCTATCTCATTTCAGCGGTCTCTAACTCTAGTGCGGCTTTGGTTTCCGGAGAAACAATATAAATCTTCCCATTGAAATAGACTTTCCCTTGTTCTTCCAGTACAGCACCTCTCTTTCGGAGTAATCGGCATATAGGGTGTAAGATCCATTAAATCGATAATCAACCCTCCCACCTTTTCGTTGATTTCATATCGCACACGGGGTGTGGGGGTTCACCTTCGCGGTGCGATCTATGCAAGAAGGAG contains these protein-coding regions:
- a CDS encoding orc1/cdc6 family replication initiation protein, with translation MADGDEQQSLSQSIKGRLQEGVQNSVFKDKGLLDPDAVIDEDRIVGRDQQLDDIITYLRPALQGNRPPNMLLYGPSGTGKSLIINAVCQQVLELANAQEDRFGVIRVNCQTIKSHDRAVYRLVESAAIEVGVDPGVPESGVSTDQKLNRFYEILSDYFDSVIIILDEVDLLVGRQREPNDEPAYSKLLYQLSRASQLGRIEGHVSVAALTNDPRFMENLDGRAESSFNPQDVVFPDYDANQLQSILGRRRDAYQEDVLEDGIIPLSSAYAAQDHGDARKAIDLFRKAGEIADRQGEDMVREEHVRGAQKEAERDRTLTQMQGLSTQKKLSLYATAVVPIHSQRNLNAVPSTVAYRVYQYITDILDTDEKSRDSYLRYMSEAETYNFVTSDKRGRGYGSGVHKEYTFVDDPEVVAETLQSDIRLEEVEHDEDLVKSVVNAQIEDFFEGK